A region of the Natronosalvus rutilus genome:
GCCCGGCGATTCTCCTCGCAATCGGGGCCATCAGCGTGGGCGGCTTCACGATTGCCCGGCGGACGCTGGCGACCGTTGGCAACGATATTACTAAGATGCCGATTCTGGCAGCGCTCATTGTTTCGACCGTGGGTGCGACGATTATCACCGTCCTATCGTGGCTCGGAATTCCAGCCAGTCTCGCCGTGAGTACGACCAGTTGTATTATTGGACTCGGGTGGGGCCGTGCAAGCCGAGCGCGGACGCTCGCAGAAATAGTCACACAGTCCCCTGCCGATGAATCCGCTCCAAAGTTTACGACTGGTGCACTCAAACTTCACCCAGTTGAAGGCAACAAGGGGGTCAATTCGGGCCCGACTGTGGGCGAACTCGCTGAAGGCGAGACTCCTCACCCGGACAGACAGCACGCATCCGGGGATGGTGTGTCTAGCATCGGCGAAAAAGACCCAGAAGAACTGTCCGCCGAAGGCCTGTTCCACCACGCAGCGGCAGCTCGCGTCGTGACACTCTGGGTGATCACGCCGATGATGTCGCTCGTGGGGTCCTATGCCTTGTTTTCACTCCTCGGCTAACAGAACACCTCGTCTGTCCATCGGCCTCAGTCGTGGTCAGAGGCACGCCCATCTACAAGAATCGTGCGCGAGTGGTAAGGGTTGGCGTCTTTGATATCAAGACCGCTGTGCTGACTTGATCCTCTGTATGCAGCAGCCTCGAGCTGCCAGAAAAACGATAGTCTGCTGAGCTGGTGCTGCATACAGAGCGCGAATGTCGCACGAAGTGGGAGCCAATCTCTAAACTGACACTTCATGTTGAGTGAAAACACCTGACATGTACTTATATATTGTGTGGTTATCTGAGTGAAAGGAACCCTGCACAGTCTATGGTTTGTGTTGCACTTTCTAACCACCGTTCTATTCAGGGAAGACGATACGTTCAAGAAAGACCTTGATCAATCAGGTATCTAATCCGGTCCAGTTTCATCGGCTTCGAGCTTCAAAGCTATTTTTTTGAACACGGCATTCTCACACGAACATCCGTTCCTCCCGATCGGGAGGACCGTTCCATCGGGTTTCTCTCGTGCGGCATACATTGAGCCACACGTCGTACAGAGCGCTATTGTCCGAGTATCTTCCTTACCAGTGTTACTCATACCGTTACACTTCCAGGCCGTAGTAGAGACCGATTCGTGAAGGCATAAAACGTGAACCCGGCAATTTCAGGGCATCATTACAGTTGATTGGCTGATCGTTATTCACTAACCATTGTGTATCATGCCGTTTGGCTTTATTTATTGCACCGATATTGTGAAACAGATAATGGCAATTGATTCGCCTACCTCCAAGGCAGAGTTAGCACAAGCGCTCACCACCCCCCTACAAAGCGCATACCGGAACGGTGCAGAAGTTGCTACAGGGAGCTACGCGCAAATCCATCACGATGGCTCCGACGCCAAATATATCCGAGTCCAGTCCTACTCTGGGACGTGGAACTATGACAGCGACTGAGTCGGTTCAGACGCGATATGATTGGTCGGATGTGGACCCGAGCATGGCCGTCATCAATGCGCTTGCTTCACTGGAAGACGTACGGCCAGTTAATCTCTCAGACGAAGTGGACGGTACCCTATATGATTTTGTTGACCCAGAAGCGCTTGATGCACTTGTTACCGACAAGAGCACGATCTCGATTTCGTTCATGATCACTGAGTACGAGGTACACATCGACGGAGACAAGTTGCAAGTCTATTACGAGTAAGAGGGCTATTGGAGATCTCAGCGGTCAGTTCGTATCTGTGTGTATCAGTTGGTTCCGGCCTGGGATTGTGAAACAAACGAATCTGCTGTGCTGCATCTATGCTCTATATGCAGCAGGCACCTCCTGTCAATTTCTAAGTGCTTCAACAAAATCTATCCACTCTAACTACACGACCTGCTCATGGCTCAAACTGGCCTAGTTAGGGACTGGCTCTCTAGCCAGCATATCGGTCATCAAGACACCCGTGAGTACCATATCACAGGTGCGCTGAACAGTATAACCTCGAAGTCACCGGCTCTCGTGGTCGACGTCGGCTTGAGCGTGCTCCTCGAGTAACCGTTGAATCCCGGCTCGGATCGCCTGGCTCCGGATGTGGTAGATATCGGCGTCGACGAGCGACTCGAGCGCTTCGAGCTGTTCATCGGTCGCACGGAATGTGACCCGATCGAGCGTCTGACGGGTCTCCAAGCGGGAGTGAGCCGGTTCGGGAATGACGTCATTGGAGGACTGCGATGCCATCGTTACCGCCCCTCCCGTTCGAGGTTTGGAGACCATACCTCTCTCGTGATGTGAGCGACGCAGGTACTCTCGGAAACCATGTGGATGGAAGGGCATCGACGGCAAAAAGGACTCGCGTAGTACGGTGAAAGTGAACCTGCCTCGTGTTCATCGATGCACTAGTATCAGACCACACCCCGTTCGCATAGTCGCCCGAGACGATCCTACCGCTGTAGGTCTGATCATGCACTTCACCCCACCATAATTCGGGCCAGTATAGTCTCCTATTGGCTGTGACCTCCACTTTCGTCCCGAGGCGGACTGTTTCAACCCAGTACAGCGAACGAGCGCGTATGCTCTCGTGCGAGTGGCGTGACTGCGACCTGACCTCCGACTACCGATTCAACGTCAAAAACCGCCGACGGGTTACCCAGCGCGTCGAGTACTTCTGTGAGCGTCACGCCCTTGACCGGATCGAGGAGGCGAACCGGGACCCGTGGCTCGAGATCATGTCGTCGACAAAGCAGTGAGCGGCCGACAACAAAATATCATGCACAAGAATCTAAAATGTCTCCAGAAAATACATTTACTTTCTTCTACAAGTTGGCATCCATGGAAAGAGAACTCGCACTGGTCGTCGCATTCCTGTTAGCAAGCATCTTCGCAATCTTCGTATGGGAATTCGTGGTAGTTGGCGCAATCTGCGACTTCAACGGGAACGCGATCGTCTGCAACTAGCTTATCCACCCGGGGAAACAACCCCGAAACGATGACTCCACGATCGTTCGTCTGCCCGTCACCGGACTGTTCGCACTCGACTGGCGGCGCTGCCGAGTTGGCCGAGCACGTCAACACCGAACATTCTGGCGAGTTCCGACGCAAGGACTGGCCGGCGACCGAGGCGGGACGGGCGTCGCTGGCTCGAGATCGCGTCGAAGACAAGGAGTAGCGTTATCGACCCAAGAACGGGATTAGAAGCACTCCGAAAATCGCTATTGTTCCGAAGATCGCACTAAATGGGCAACTAACATCGAGGAATTCCCTCCGGACCCCTCAACTACGAACGCGATTGCTACGAATAGCATTAGATCGATGCTTAGCACACTCGCCACTGGATTTAACAT
Encoded here:
- a CDS encoding HalOD1 output domain-containing protein, translated to MTATESVQTRYDWSDVDPSMAVINALASLEDVRPVNLSDEVDGTLYDFVDPEALDALVTDKSTISISFMITEYEVHIDGDKLQVYYE
- a CDS encoding ribbon-helix-helix domain-containing protein — encoded protein: MASQSSNDVIPEPAHSRLETRQTLDRVTFRATDEQLEALESLVDADIYHIRSQAIRAGIQRLLEEHAQADVDHESR